In Syntrophales bacterium, a genomic segment contains:
- a CDS encoding NAD-dependent deacylase, whose product MGNGLLDRKIRAVADMIVSARKVVVFTGAGVSTESGIPDFRGPDGLWTKVDPDDFTIGSFLRSAEIRRRLWSLLLEGGLFADAEPNKAHYAIAELEKMGKLSCVITQNVDNLHQKAGNDPQKVYELHGNMRWAKCLGCGKRYPIKEIKQKIISKIDVSVCECCQGILKPDAVFFGEALPEETLMNATTHSSNCDLLIVIGSSLVVYPAAYMPMYAKRAGAKLVIINNAPTPYDSLADIIIGDSAGEVMARIMEEIRKSIN is encoded by the coding sequence ATGGGCAATGGGCTTTTGGATAGAAAAATCAGAGCGGTAGCGGATATGATTGTGAGCGCCAGGAAGGTGGTGGTGTTCACGGGAGCCGGTGTTAGCACGGAATCCGGTATTCCTGATTTTCGTGGCCCTGACGGGTTATGGACTAAAGTGGACCCCGATGATTTTACCATCGGGAGTTTCTTACGGTCTGCGGAGATACGGAGAAGGCTGTGGAGCCTCCTCCTTGAAGGTGGTCTGTTCGCCGATGCCGAGCCGAATAAAGCGCACTATGCCATCGCTGAGTTGGAAAAGATGGGAAAGTTGAGTTGTGTCATTACGCAGAATGTGGATAACCTCCATCAGAAGGCGGGGAACGATCCCCAAAAGGTATATGAGTTACATGGCAATATGAGGTGGGCGAAGTGTCTCGGTTGCGGCAAACGCTATCCCATTAAAGAAATTAAACAGAAAATAATTTCAAAAATTGATGTTTCTGTGTGTGAATGTTGTCAGGGTATTTTGAAGCCCGATGCGGTTTTCTTTGGTGAGGCCCTGCCTGAAGAGACGTTGATGAATGCAACCACTCACTCCAGCAATTGTGACCTTCTCATTGTTATCGGGTCGTCCCTCGTGGTCTACCCCGCGGCCTATATGCCAATGTACGCTAAGAGGGCCGGGGCTAAACTGGTAATCATCAATAATGCCCCCACACCCTATGACAGTCTCGCTGATATTATCATCGGCGATTCAGCAGGGGAAGTCATGGCAAGAATCATGGAAGAGATAAGGAAAAGTATCAACTAA
- a CDS encoding CoA transferase — protein MAIRGPLNGVRVLDLSQAHAGPFGTQILGDMGAEVIKIEAPGRGDVTRIVPPKLKGEGYYVLALNRNKKSLTLDLGTPSGKEAFYDLVKVSDVVFDNFRAGAVERLGIDYENLKKINPKIICCSITGFGPTGPYRDRLSVDDIAQGFAGSISLCGEPGGAPMRPGIPVADISAGIFGAMGVIIALYEREHTGKGHKVEINLLDATMFLMSNHFQNYFITGKPPGPQGTKHPVFSLGAYRTRNGYLTVGALWPRIATVINKEWLLDDPRFATTEKRVANRKEFDDIVEDAFSQADTEEWLERLQREGIAAAPINTLDRTVIDPQVVHNKTVITMNHPLCGAIRAIANPIHLTGGIEGEPDPPPTLGQHTEEVLKGLLGYSEEKIRIIQKEGEAHAGELEERMFKI, from the coding sequence ATGGCGATAAGAGGACCATTGAATGGAGTCAGGGTTTTGGATCTATCGCAGGCCCATGCGGGCCCTTTCGGGACCCAGATTCTGGGAGACATGGGAGCTGAGGTGATTAAGATCGAGGCGCCAGGGAGGGGTGACGTGACCAGGATTGTTCCACCCAAACTTAAAGGCGAAGGCTACTATGTTCTCGCTCTGAACCGAAACAAGAAGAGCTTGACACTGGATCTGGGAACACCATCAGGTAAGGAAGCTTTTTATGACTTAGTTAAGGTATCGGATGTGGTATTCGACAACTTCAGGGCGGGAGCAGTGGAAAGGCTGGGTATTGATTATGAGAACTTAAAAAAAATCAACCCTAAAATTATCTGCTGTTCTATCACAGGGTTTGGTCCCACCGGTCCGTATCGGGATCGGCTTTCTGTAGACGACATTGCCCAGGGATTTGCCGGCTCGATCAGCCTCTGCGGAGAACCCGGGGGAGCGCCGATGAGACCGGGGATTCCCGTTGCTGATATCTCGGCGGGTATTTTCGGCGCCATGGGGGTAATAATTGCCCTCTATGAGAGAGAACATACCGGCAAGGGACATAAAGTAGAAATTAATCTGTTAGACGCAACGATGTTTCTCATGTCGAACCATTTTCAGAATTATTTCATCACCGGAAAACCTCCTGGACCCCAGGGTACAAAACACCCCGTCTTCTCTCTCGGGGCATATCGGACCAGGAACGGTTACCTGACGGTTGGCGCCCTGTGGCCCCGGATAGCCACTGTAATCAACAAAGAATGGCTTCTCGACGATCCGAGATTTGCTACAACAGAAAAGAGAGTTGCCAACCGGAAGGAATTTGATGACATCGTTGAGGATGCTTTCTCCCAGGCAGATACGGAAGAATGGCTGGAACGACTACAGAGAGAAGGTATAGCTGCTGCCCCGATCAATACCTTAGACAGGACAGTAATTGACCCCCAGGTAGTTCATAACAAGACAGTTATTACCATGAACCATCCGTTATGCGGGGCCATAAGGGCAATCGCCAATCCTATCCACCTCACTGGCGGTATTGAAGGAGAGCCAGATCCTCCCCCGACCTTAGGACAGCATACCGAAGAAGTCCTTAAGGGTCTCCTTGGCTATTCTGAGGAAAAGATAAGAATAATCCAGAAGGAAGGCGAGGCACACGCCGGAGAGCTGGAGGAACGCATGTTTAAAATTTAG
- a CDS encoding acetyl-CoA acetyltransferase encodes MSGSIKDRVAIVGMGCTRFGELWDKSASDLVVDAAYEAFEDAGVEPKDIQAAWVGASYDISAKTGMGLTAPLRLQGIPVTRIENACATGTDTFRNACYAVAAGIYDIVLALGVEKIKDMGFSGLGVGYYPGVSNTQPMLTAPGAFAMLATRYFEKYGLTYEEGKRALGAISVKSHANGSLNPQAHFQNKVTLEQVVNAPIIAEPLGLFDCCGVSDGAAAAIITRAELAKNFRPDPVYVKALQISVSADYGRVSTSYDFTEIKETYIAGQRAYEEAGIKNPREEISMAEVHDCFSITELVTMEDLQFSPRGRAREDIESGFFNLDGGLPVQPDGGLKCFGHPVGASGLRMLYEMYLQLQGRAEKRQIKNPRLGLTHNLGGQPGGCTISVCIVGLK; translated from the coding sequence ATGTCAGGAAGCATAAAGGATAGGGTCGCTATTGTGGGTATGGGATGCACCAGGTTCGGGGAACTGTGGGATAAAAGCGCCTCCGACCTGGTGGTAGATGCGGCGTACGAGGCCTTTGAAGACGCAGGGGTAGAACCCAAAGACATTCAGGCGGCATGGGTAGGGGCATCTTACGATATTTCGGCAAAAACAGGAATGGGATTAACCGCCCCGTTGAGATTGCAGGGAATACCGGTGACACGGATAGAAAATGCCTGTGCAACAGGGACGGATACCTTCCGCAATGCCTGTTATGCTGTAGCAGCGGGAATCTACGATATTGTTTTAGCCCTGGGGGTGGAGAAGATCAAGGATATGGGCTTCAGTGGACTGGGGGTAGGCTATTACCCGGGTGTCTCCAACACCCAGCCCATGCTGACGGCGCCGGGGGCATTTGCCATGTTGGCCACCCGCTACTTTGAGAAATACGGCTTGACTTACGAAGAGGGGAAAAGGGCGCTGGGAGCGATTTCGGTGAAAAGCCATGCCAATGGTTCTCTGAATCCGCAGGCGCATTTTCAAAACAAAGTCACCCTGGAGCAGGTGGTAAATGCCCCTATCATTGCTGAGCCGTTGGGACTTTTTGACTGCTGCGGGGTCAGCGACGGGGCGGCGGCGGCAATAATCACCCGTGCCGAGCTGGCGAAAAATTTCAGACCCGATCCCGTTTATGTCAAGGCACTACAGATCTCTGTCAGCGCAGATTATGGACGTGTCAGTACCAGCTACGATTTCACGGAAATAAAGGAAACTTACATCGCCGGGCAGAGGGCCTACGAAGAGGCGGGGATCAAGAATCCGAGAGAGGAAATCAGTATGGCGGAGGTCCATGATTGTTTCTCCATCACTGAACTGGTCACCATGGAAGACCTCCAGTTTTCTCCCCGCGGGAGGGCCAGGGAAGACATCGAATCGGGGTTCTTTAACCTCGATGGCGGTCTCCCCGTGCAGCCGGACGGCGGGCTGAAATGTTTCGGCCATCCTGTAGGCGCCTCCGGCTTAAGGATGCTTTACGAAATGTACCTGCAACTGCAGGGTCGGGCAGAAAAGAGACAGATCAAAAACCCCCGTCTTGGCCTGACCCACAATCTGGGTGGACAACCGGGGGGGTGCACGATAAGTGTCTGTATCGTGGGATTAAAATAG
- a CDS encoding enoyl-CoA hydratase — translation MINQDIIMEKEDSIVTVTLNRPRVKNALSMEMIKRLKEIIEGFKEDSSVRAVIITGAGDAFCSGADLVWVQEDSSFVRTGCLCAQELVTSILSLEKPVIAAVNGYATAGGCELAIACDIRIASEKAKFGELFIRIGLIPAMVGIYLLPKLIGTGRAKELIFTGDIIDAFEAERIGLVNRVVPEERLLNEAKALARRLADGPLLAIGKAKTAINRSLDTDLRGTLDYTAVVQSKLAETENHREGVAAFLEKRKARFS, via the coding sequence ATGATAAACCAAGATATTATTATGGAAAAGGAAGATAGTATTGTAACGGTAACACTAAATCGCCCCAGGGTAAAAAACGCCCTGAGTATGGAAATGATAAAGAGGCTTAAAGAGATTATTGAGGGATTCAAGGAAGACAGTAGTGTAAGGGCAGTTATTATAACCGGGGCAGGCGATGCTTTTTGTTCAGGAGCCGATCTGGTCTGGGTTCAAGAAGACAGTTCCTTTGTAAGAACGGGATGTCTCTGTGCTCAGGAGTTAGTTACCAGCATCTTGAGTCTTGAAAAACCGGTTATCGCGGCCGTGAATGGCTATGCTACAGCGGGGGGATGTGAGCTTGCCATTGCATGTGACATCAGGATCGCATCCGAGAAAGCTAAATTCGGGGAACTCTTTATAAGAATCGGTTTGATACCGGCTATGGTAGGGATTTACCTTTTACCCAAGCTCATCGGTACGGGCAGGGCAAAGGAGCTTATCTTTACCGGTGATATTATTGATGCCTTTGAAGCCGAAAGGATAGGTCTGGTTAACAGGGTAGTACCGGAAGAAAGGTTACTGAATGAGGCAAAAGCACTGGCAAGGAGGTTAGCCGATGGACCTCTGCTGGCGATCGGGAAGGCAAAAACTGCCATCAACAGAAGCCTGGATACGGATTTAAGAGGAACTCTGGACTATACTGCCGTAGTTCAGTCGAAGCTCGCCGAAACGGAAAATCACAGGGAAGGAGTAGCTGCATTCTTAGAAAAGAGGAAGGCGAGGTTTAGTTGA